GCTTCTCGCGAGTGTCTTCGGCGGCTTCGAACAGAGCTGCGACGTGGTCGGGCCCTAGGGGCGGATTCGACGTCGTCCCGGCGTCGTCGCCACTCCAGTTGTAGTCGAGTCCATCGGTGGGATTCAGCGCCGCCTCGCGACGGCTGACCAGTGTTGTGTACCAGTCCGAGACAGTGATGTAGATGCGCCGCAACGTCTCTCGGGCAACCTCTTGGTCCAGCTCGTCGAAAGTAGCCCAGCAGGCGTCGACAGCTTCGTGAGCGGGTACTGTTGACTCTCTGGCGACCGGCGAGAGGAGGTCATCTGTGTCGTTCACCCGAGCATAGGCCCGCACGTAACGGCCGAGTCGGCTTCGGTGGGCGTCGACGGTCGACTCGCTCCAGGACTTGCGCTGTCGCTGGCGGTCGAGGTAACGTTCCAGTGCTTCGACAGTGTCGGCGTGGTCGATCTCCCAGTCGTACCCCTGGGATTCGAGTTCGAGTTCCTGCTCGCAGAATTCCGTGACGGTAGTATCGTGGTGTTCTTGCAGTGTGTAAATAAAGCGCCGGAAGCCATTTTTGTTGAGCCATTCGTAGGTCGGCTGCTCGGTCTTGGGGTTGAGTCCGTCGGCCCGCATGGCGGGGGCGACGACGTCCCAGTAGGCGTCGACGAGGCCGTCGCGGCCCAGCAGTGTCCAGGAGGGCTCGTCCTGGGCGGTGCCTGAATCTGAATCGGCCGATTTTGGCATACTGAGCGGTACAGTATTTTATCTTATATTTTTGTCGACCTTTGTGACCGCGACAGTCACCATAGCCAACAGCAGGAAATGCGCGGAGTG
This DNA window, taken from Haloarcula laminariae, encodes the following:
- a CDS encoding tyrosine-type recombinase/integrase, which gives rise to MPKSADSDSGTAQDEPSWTLLGRDGLVDAYWDVVAPAMRADGLNPKTEQPTYEWLNKNGFRRFIYTLQEHHDTTVTEFCEQELELESQGYDWEIDHADTVEALERYLDRQRQRKSWSESTVDAHRSRLGRYVRAYARVNDTDDLLSPVARESTVPAHEAVDACWATFDELDQEVARETLRRIYITVSDWYTTLVSRREAALNPTDGLDYNWSGDDAGTTSNPPLGPDHVAALFEAAEDTREKLLVVALCGWGLRSGEVAALHADQLVLDDDASRIEFESRKNGPGSVALIYGQDIVESRIAQFSDDEDWSGYLFPSPRSSSGHRTGGTIRNWFDELAERAALPETIDGRSPVPQMARRFWYDRYSSTVEELVEHQIQEVAEEQGSASASVVWEDYLSEDRRRELRREFMREKLATAFDTGLD